The Mercurialis annua linkage group LG2, ddMerAnnu1.2, whole genome shotgun sequence genome contains a region encoding:
- the LOC126668346 gene encoding protein MAIN-LIKE 1-like, translating to MYAHLDVPLLSAFVECWQPDTSSFHMPFGEMTIMLHDVWYILCIPVEGGILIKSVIELCSQGAAGEAETEAIAWIWLTLGCTLFVDKSGHRFRPSCLWEAWIYEYSLCFRPNRERLILDPVSPRASTWSVSSFERADTRVFALRTRLDQLTADEVTWLPFGVDLAITVPRTAYMGWIQHRDIAEPYMPVRVLRQLGYVQIIPPPIYRPEKAVRPWSSLRYVMQTSRVAASDRWGMFPFDHMLPFLSLDDVAVSPSACAPEYLEWYARHSHPRLLNTDALPAQARPSRSNTDYHSQHCVVDGIPDMEQAIAAHAEELEQIMREFRLTD from the exons ATGTATGCTCACCTGGACGTTCCGCTTCTTTCTGCATTTGTGGAGTGTTGGCAGCCTGACACTAGCTCTTTTCACATGCCATTTGGGGAGATGACTATTATGCTGCATGACGTTTGGTATATACTCTGCATTCCAGTCGAG GGAGGGATTTTGATTAAGTCGGTAATCGAGTTGTGTAGTCAGGGTGCTGCAGGTGAGGCTGAGACAGAGGCCATTGCTTGGATTTGGTTGACTTTAGGTTGCACCTTATTTGTTGATAAGAGTGGACACAGGTTCAGGCCGTCATGCCTTTGGGAG GCATGGATATATGAGTACTCTCTATGCTTTCGACCAAACCGTGAGCGACTGATTCTCGATCCTGTTTCTCCTCGAGCTAGCACTTGGAGCGTATCATCTTTTGAGAGAGCGGATACCCGGGTTTTTGCATTACGCACCCGTTTAGACCAGCTTACTGCGGATGAG gTGACGTGGCTGCCTTTTGGCGTCGATCTTGCTATCACCGTTCCCAGGACTGCATACATGGGCTGGATACAGCACAGGGACATCGCAGAGCCATATATGCCTGTTAGGGTCCTTCGTCAGCTGGGTTACGTGCAGATTATACCTCCTCCTATTTATCGGCCTGAGAAGGCCGTGAGGCCGTGGAGTTCACTTCGGTACGTGATGCAGACCTCCAGGGTTGCTGCGTCTGACAGATGGGGTATGTTCCCATTTGATCACATGCTTCCGTTCTTAAGCTTAGATGATGTGGCTGTTTCTCCTAGCGCGTGTGCTCCAGAGTACTTGGAGTGGTACGCCCGACATTCGCATCCTCGCCTGCTCAACACTGATGCATTACCTGCACAAGCCCGCCCTTCTCGCTCGAACACCGATtat CATAGTCAACATTGCGTGGTGGATGGCATTCCGGATATGGAGCAAGCCATAGCTGCGCATGCAGAGGAGTTAGAGCAGATTATGAGAGAGTTTAGACTGACTGATTGA